The following is a genomic window from Spirosoma foliorum.
CTATGTAGGTATTGGACGTGACAAAATTGCCTTGTACCGGGGTCAGCAGGTTATCAAGAAATCGGTCCCTGCTGATCGGGCCGTCGATGAGTTGATCGAACTCATCCGGGAAGACGACCGTTGGATTGAACCAAGTTTAGTGAATGAATAATAGTTTACGGTTTTTGGTATTCGGTTTACGGTTGGCTGGCGCGTAAGCTCTCATGCGCCAGCCAACCGTAAACCGAATACCAAAAACCGAATACCGAAAACCCAACTATTGTGAACAGATTCATCGATTACCTCAAAATTGGGCCTGTTTTCGCCTATTTCATCCGCGTATTTCGCAAGCCTGATCCAAACCAGCCGACTAGCGTAAACCTGCGCATGATGCACGGCATCAACCGGGTTTCGATTGTCATGTTTTTGATTGCCATCATTGTCTATAGCGTTCGTCATTGCACCCGATGAATACCGAAACAATACGTGACTATTGCATTGCCAAACCGGGCGTTACGGAGTCGTTTCCCTTTGGTGGCGATGCGCTGGTTTTTAAAGTCGGAGGAAAGATGTTTGCTCTACTGTCGACCGAAAGTCGACCGACGACAATTAACCTAAAGTGTGACCCTGAACGGGCTGTACAGCTTCGCGAAGAATATGCTGCCGTAACGCCCGGTTACCACATGAATAAGACCCACTGGAACACGGTTACGGTTGATGGCAGCATTCGTACATCAGAACTTCAGGAGTGGATTGATCATTCGTATGAACTCGTTCGAAAAAGTTTACCCAAAGCCATTCAGGCTACATTAAACTGAGTTATTTACTTGTCGAATCAGCCCTGAACAACTAAATTCGCAAAGGTTGACTGGAACGCTGATTGTCATGATCGTTAAGATCAAATACAATTTTTAACAAGTATTGATCAAAACTTAATTTGATACGTTAGTCAACAAAATATGATTTTTTGAAATCATATTTTTCCTAAAATCTGCGGTCTATTGACTGGGTAGAATAAACCAGAAGGGGATATGGAAGTTGTATTGTTAGGTCTGCTTTTTGGGCTTTATCTGACCATCCGATATTTCATGGTCGATCACGATACTATTGCCGATAAAGACCGGAAACGATTCAGAAAAGGTATTGAGTTAGTTCAAAAACGCAATGCTACTGAAGCTTATCCTTACTTCAATGAGGCCGTTCAGCAGTACCCAAAATCGGCTGTTGCTTATGCCTATCGAGGCAAATGCCAGCTTATTCAGGAGAATTACTACTCCGCCATTTACGACCTAACGGAAGCCATTAGCCGGGATAACACCTTGGCAGATTGTTATTTAGATCGTGGTATTGCACTCTATTATACCAACGAGTTTCAACAGGCATTTCGGGAGTTTGATAAGGCCGTCTGGCATTTCCGGGACGAACAACCCGATGCCTACCGTTGGCGCGCTTTAGCCCGGATTCAACTCCGACAACTACCACAGGCCGAAAACGATCTTCGTCGGGCTGTTGCGCTCGGCGATGAAAATTCGTTTCATATTCTCCTTCAGCCACCTTTCACACGGCCAGTCTATCAGCGATAGTTGTAACGCGGACATCTTTTCCGCATCGCTCTAGCATTGCGGAAAAGATGTCGGAATGCCGCACCACCGCGTT
Proteins encoded in this region:
- a CDS encoding tetratricopeptide repeat protein; protein product: MEVVLLGLLFGLYLTIRYFMVDHDTIADKDRKRFRKGIELVQKRNATEAYPYFNEAVQQYPKSAVAYAYRGKCQLIQENYYSAIYDLTEAISRDNTLADCYLDRGIALYYTNEFQQAFREFDKAVWHFRDEQPDAYRWRALARIQLRQLPQAENDLRRAVALGDENSFHILLQPPFTRPVYQR
- a CDS encoding DUF6728 family protein, with the translated sequence MNRFIDYLKIGPVFAYFIRVFRKPDPNQPTSVNLRMMHGINRVSIVMFLIAIIVYSVRHCTR
- a CDS encoding MmcQ/YjbR family DNA-binding protein, with amino-acid sequence MNTETIRDYCIAKPGVTESFPFGGDALVFKVGGKMFALLSTESRPTTINLKCDPERAVQLREEYAAVTPGYHMNKTHWNTVTVDGSIRTSELQEWIDHSYELVRKSLPKAIQATLN